A genome region from Sphingorhabdus sp. SMR4y includes the following:
- a CDS encoding efflux RND transporter periplasmic adaptor subunit — protein MNNKKWIIMTGLAIAFALVLAVIFYGSTDGENQGAADTAEENHSEEEGVVEMTKEQLRASEIGIFDVAPSSLDAEIIAQGSVTPSPQGQAILSAGAEGRVTSIRKRLGDAVRRGETVATIESREAAAISSEVTSAASRAALTRSQLNREQRLYDEKITARADLETARAENQQASAEARRASQAAAAAGVSGRFIAVRSPIGGRITSSPAILGSYVTAQDELFRIANPNLIQIEAAVPAEDARQISTGAAATVETPEGEISARVLAVTPAADPENRAAIVVLAPASGATLVPGEYVRVRILQQTTSNQSTALIVPAEAVQSVEGRNVVFVKTKSGFRARPVTTGAKSGGRIEIVDGLKAGEQIAGKNAFLLKSELGRGEAEH, from the coding sequence ATGAACAACAAGAAATGGATCATAATGACTGGCCTGGCCATCGCGTTTGCGCTTGTGCTGGCAGTAATTTTTTATGGCTCAACCGACGGTGAAAACCAAGGCGCTGCCGACACTGCGGAGGAAAATCATTCCGAAGAAGAAGGCGTTGTCGAAATGACAAAAGAACAACTGCGTGCCTCCGAGATCGGGATTTTCGATGTGGCTCCAAGTTCGCTTGATGCCGAGATTATTGCCCAAGGCAGCGTCACACCGTCTCCTCAAGGGCAAGCAATATTGAGTGCTGGCGCTGAAGGCAGGGTCACCAGCATCAGAAAGCGATTGGGAGATGCGGTTCGGCGCGGTGAGACTGTCGCTACCATAGAAAGCCGTGAGGCTGCTGCAATCAGCTCTGAGGTGACATCGGCAGCTTCCCGGGCCGCGCTGACACGGTCGCAGTTGAACCGGGAGCAGCGCCTTTACGATGAAAAAATCACCGCTCGGGCAGATCTTGAAACGGCGAGAGCAGAAAATCAGCAGGCCTCAGCAGAAGCAAGGCGGGCGAGCCAAGCGGCGGCTGCAGCGGGTGTCAGCGGACGCTTCATCGCTGTGCGCTCACCGATTGGCGGCCGGATAACATCAAGTCCGGCGATTCTGGGCTCCTATGTGACCGCACAGGATGAACTGTTCCGAATCGCTAATCCGAACCTGATTCAAATTGAAGCGGCAGTGCCCGCAGAAGACGCCCGGCAAATCAGCACGGGGGCAGCGGCCACGGTTGAGACGCCCGAGGGTGAAATATCCGCTCGGGTATTGGCAGTCACACCGGCTGCCGATCCGGAAAACAGAGCGGCGATTGTCGTGCTTGCCCCTGCTTCAGGCGCGACCCTCGTCCCCGGAGAATATGTGCGAGTGCGGATCCTTCAGCAGACGACAAGCAATCAGTCTACAGCATTGATTGTTCCGGCAGAGGCTGTCCAATCCGTCGAAGGACGCAACGTGGTGTTTGTTAAGACCAAATCTGGTTTCCGTGCACGGCCCGTTACGACCGGAGCAAAGAGCGGCGGTAGAATCGAGATTGTCGACGGTCTCAAGGCCGGTGA
- a CDS encoding TolC family protein: protein MLKKMARLRLCAAILLAASPATTALAESQSLSLNEALVRAGAESPAVQISQAEIAVARGNQKQASLGPNPEVSVEVENVAGSGVFKGLRSTEYTVSVGQQLELGGKRGARTRAARALTSLAEIEAAISQAELASSVRLAYTEAVAAQSRLDFATRVVGRNRELARIARILVETGRDPPLRALRADAALGEAEAALEATRAEEYSARLLLASLWGSQTPPQEVEPVWLSGGDVEFEADLSQSLQIKAVEANRDAASAIVERERANAVPDLTLSGGARRFEESGDTAFLVGASIAIPFRNRNQGSIQAAEASVRGAEARRALRLVEINREYNIASNQLEATQSRVETLESQTLPQAEEASRLAQLGYQYGKFTLLDVLDAAAARDTAELSLLEAKVARAEAVITLLRLAAK, encoded by the coding sequence ATGTTGAAGAAAATGGCGCGCCTGCGCCTTTGTGCGGCAATACTACTTGCTGCGAGCCCTGCCACTACCGCTCTGGCGGAAAGTCAGAGTCTTAGTTTAAATGAGGCCCTAGTGCGCGCTGGAGCTGAATCACCGGCCGTGCAAATTTCCCAAGCAGAAATTGCTGTAGCGCGCGGGAACCAAAAACAAGCCAGCCTCGGCCCAAATCCCGAGGTCTCGGTAGAGGTTGAAAACGTCGCCGGAAGCGGCGTTTTCAAAGGCCTGCGTTCAACGGAATATACAGTTTCTGTTGGGCAACAATTGGAGCTTGGCGGCAAACGCGGTGCAAGAACACGTGCGGCGCGAGCGCTGACAAGCTTGGCAGAAATAGAAGCTGCGATCTCTCAAGCCGAATTGGCCAGTTCCGTGCGGCTCGCATATACAGAAGCAGTTGCCGCTCAGAGCCGCCTTGACTTTGCAACGCGCGTCGTCGGTCGCAACCGGGAACTGGCAAGGATTGCCAGAATCCTCGTTGAAACTGGCCGTGACCCGCCGCTTCGAGCTTTGCGCGCCGACGCTGCGCTTGGCGAAGCGGAAGCAGCGCTGGAAGCCACAAGAGCAGAGGAATATTCCGCCAGATTATTGCTTGCATCCCTTTGGGGCTCGCAAACACCGCCTCAGGAAGTTGAGCCAGTCTGGCTAAGTGGTGGTGACGTGGAATTTGAGGCCGATCTGTCCCAATCCTTGCAGATCAAAGCCGTGGAAGCGAACCGGGACGCGGCCAGTGCCATTGTCGAGCGAGAACGCGCAAATGCTGTTCCGGATCTAACGTTAAGCGGCGGTGCCAGACGTTTTGAAGAAAGCGGGGATACTGCATTTCTCGTAGGTGCTTCGATTGCCATACCGTTTCGAAATCGCAACCAGGGCAGCATTCAAGCTGCAGAAGCGAGCGTTCGCGGAGCCGAGGCACGTCGCGCGCTGCGTTTGGTAGAGATCAACCGGGAATATAATATTGCCAGCAATCAATTGGAAGCAACACAAAGCCGGGTGGAAACTCTGGAAAGCCAGACGCTGCCTCAGGCTGAGGAAGCTTCAAGACTGGCCCAACTGGGATATCAATACGGGAAGTTTACGCTGCTGGATGTCTTGGACGCAGCGGCGGCAAGAGACACTGCCGAACTCAGTCTGCTGGAAGCAAAAGTCGCACGAGCGGAAGCAGTGATAACGCTGCTGCGATTGGCAGCCAAATAG
- a CDS encoding methyltransferase family protein — MNVDALPKILFALSLGSVCIIMFLSLIAARTDNFQFWPPPSKESWQHKSFLILFRCFVYPLILLSLLEFDISNIATRYPAIAVGAVLFCLGFGFAVRITMQMGWRNAFGEKRGLMKDGCFSKSRNPVYVTAWVGLLGWALIANSILVSILLGFWAVLYLFAPILEEPWLDQMYGDEFRAYKNKIPRFF, encoded by the coding sequence ATGAATGTGGACGCCTTACCCAAAATCCTTTTTGCACTATCCCTCGGTTCGGTTTGCATCATTATGTTTCTCTCCCTGATTGCGGCCCGAACCGACAATTTTCAGTTCTGGCCACCACCCTCCAAGGAAAGTTGGCAGCATAAAAGCTTCCTGATTCTTTTCAGATGCTTTGTATATCCGTTGATCCTTCTGTCGTTGCTGGAATTTGACATCAGCAATATTGCGACGCGCTATCCTGCAATTGCGGTAGGTGCAGTATTATTCTGCTTGGGTTTTGGATTTGCCGTCCGCATTACCATGCAGATGGGATGGCGCAATGCATTTGGAGAAAAACGCGGCCTGATGAAAGATGGGTGTTTTTCCAAAAGCCGCAATCCAGTTTATGTAACGGCCTGGGTGGGACTATTGGGTTGGGCGCTCATCGCCAATTCAATTTTGGTCTCAATACTGTTGGGATTTTGGGCGGTGCTCTACTTGTTCGCGCCCATTCTCGAAGAACCGTGGCTGGACCAAATGTATGGTGACGAGTTTCGAGCTTATAAAAATAAAATCCCTAGATTCTTTTGA
- a CDS encoding DUF3703 domain-containing protein: MSKKNILELAARERQAFRTSRLARDRKASWIALEREHILAQGFFWPHIRSHVAMLGYAFETRDGPEIRGQIIRLALAPFGNLTRNLPLGNTGRADVSAFKSMPYPEDLALALSISREEEE, from the coding sequence ATGTCGAAAAAGAACATTCTCGAACTTGCCGCACGTGAAAGGCAAGCTTTCCGCACATCCCGGCTTGCTCGCGATCGAAAGGCTTCGTGGATCGCACTAGAACGCGAACACATCCTTGCCCAAGGTTTTTTTTGGCCACACATTCGCTCACATGTCGCTATGCTGGGTTATGCATTTGAAACCCGCGATGGTCCTGAAATTCGCGGACAAATCATTCGCCTGGCGCTTGCTCCGTTCGGAAATCTCACACGGAACCTCCCATTGGGCAATACAGGCCGCGCCGACGTAAGCGCGTTCAAATCAATGCCCTATCCCGAAGACCTAGCTTTGGCCCTATCTATATCTCGCGAAGAGGAGGAGTAG
- a CDS encoding cation transporter translates to MSDNCCADACGTGDALNDKRWRRILWIALILNAAMFFVEMGAGVQADSRALQADALDFFGDAANYAISLGVAGMALAWRSRAALFKGVTILLFGLWVLGSAIWALFNGTTPVAETMGIVGTLALLVNVGVALMLFRYRTGDANMRSVWICSRNDAISNVAVLAAAVGVAGTGSAWPDLGVAGIMAGLAITGGIQIILHARDEQKFEKSRELLAGEG, encoded by the coding sequence ATGTCCGATAATTGCTGCGCCGATGCCTGTGGAACCGGAGATGCGCTGAATGATAAGCGCTGGCGGCGTATACTTTGGATCGCACTCATCCTCAATGCTGCGATGTTTTTCGTAGAAATGGGCGCTGGCGTTCAGGCGGACTCACGCGCGCTTCAGGCCGATGCGCTCGACTTTTTTGGTGATGCGGCCAACTATGCGATCAGCCTTGGTGTGGCCGGAATGGCGCTTGCGTGGCGATCACGCGCTGCATTGTTCAAAGGCGTAACAATTCTGCTTTTTGGCCTATGGGTGCTGGGGTCTGCCATATGGGCGCTTTTCAACGGCACGACGCCGGTTGCTGAAACAATGGGCATCGTTGGGACGCTGGCGTTGCTTGTAAATGTCGGCGTTGCCCTGATGCTTTTTCGTTACCGGACGGGCGACGCGAACATGCGGTCTGTCTGGATATGTTCACGTAACGATGCGATCAGCAATGTTGCGGTCCTTGCGGCTGCCGTTGGTGTCGCGGGAACCGGCAGTGCTTGGCCCGATCTGGGAGTTGCAGGAATAATGGCCGGTTTAGCCATCACCGGAGGAATTCAAATTATCTTGCACGCGCGAGATGAACAAAAGTTTGAAAAAAGCCGCGAATTGCTCGCAGGAGAAGGTTGA
- a CDS encoding MerR family transcriptional regulator, which translates to MKIGALAKATKTKVETVRYYEKIGLLPPPARTTSNYRDYGSDHLARLSFIRRARNLGFTLKALRELLELSDNQDQSCEAVDDIATRHLAEIDQKIDDLTTLRSELDRLIGACQHGTVGECKIIETLAPRI; encoded by the coding sequence ATGAAAATTGGAGCACTGGCAAAGGCGACAAAGACAAAGGTTGAAACCGTCCGCTACTATGAAAAAATCGGCCTGTTACCGCCCCCAGCACGAACGACTTCAAACTACCGGGATTATGGAAGCGACCATCTCGCCAGGCTTTCCTTCATCCGCCGTGCCCGAAATCTCGGCTTTACCCTGAAGGCACTACGCGAATTGCTGGAATTATCGGACAATCAAGATCAATCCTGTGAAGCAGTTGATGATATTGCGACCAGGCACCTTGCCGAGATTGATCAGAAAATTGACGACCTGACTACGCTGCGGTCTGAGCTGGATCGCTTGATTGGTGCTTGTCAGCATGGAACAGTAGGTGAATGCAAAATTATTGAGACGTTGGCACCAAGAATTTAG
- a CDS encoding APC family permease produces the protein MPKVKQMQSSSYSKNSLTLAGTVAMGTGVMIGAGIFALTGQIAELSGPLFPLAFLIGAVISGFSAYTYIKMSNKYPSAGGIAMILKKSYGPSTITGAAALMMAFSMIINESLVARTFGTYTLQLFDIGRESVLVPILAIGLIVFAFIANIAGNKIIGAISSITAILKIGGILIFSLTILWASGFTFEFSQTAPSEAASPTGFIAGIALTILAFKGFTTITNSGSEVVEPERNVGRAIMISLGICLIVYMTVALAVGSTLSISEITSAKDYALAEAARPSFGEYGVWFTVAVAIIATASGLLASAFAVSRMLAMLTDMNLIPHRHFGMPGDIQKHMLVFTVISAGLLAAFFDLSRIASLGAIFYLVMDMIIHWGVYRHLKDDVEAKGWILLSAIILDLIVLGAFLTMKLESDPMIIAISFAGIVGFFALEKYYLFKRRKNITKEASVSSHSH, from the coding sequence ATGCCAAAGGTAAAACAGATGCAAAGCAGCTCATATAGTAAGAACAGTCTTACGCTTGCGGGAACCGTAGCGATGGGAACTGGCGTCATGATCGGTGCGGGCATATTCGCGTTAACGGGTCAGATTGCCGAATTGTCGGGGCCGCTTTTCCCCCTTGCGTTTCTCATCGGGGCCGTAATCAGCGGGTTTAGCGCTTATACCTATATCAAAATGTCAAATAAATATCCGTCGGCTGGTGGCATCGCTATGATCCTCAAGAAATCATATGGGCCATCAACGATTACCGGCGCAGCTGCCTTAATGATGGCCTTCTCGATGATCATCAACGAAAGCCTGGTTGCCAGGACTTTTGGAACCTACACGCTTCAACTGTTCGATATAGGCCGTGAATCCGTGCTGGTTCCGATACTAGCGATCGGCCTGATCGTGTTTGCATTTATCGCTAATATCGCCGGTAACAAAATTATCGGCGCAATTTCCTCAATCACAGCGATCTTGAAAATTGGCGGGATACTGATTTTCTCCCTCACGATTCTTTGGGCGTCGGGTTTCACATTTGAGTTTTCGCAAACGGCGCCGAGCGAAGCCGCTTCGCCGACCGGCTTTATTGCCGGGATTGCGCTGACGATTTTGGCATTCAAGGGATTTACCACGATCACGAATAGCGGCAGTGAGGTTGTTGAGCCTGAGAGGAATGTCGGGCGCGCCATCATGATCTCTCTGGGGATATGCCTGATAGTCTATATGACTGTAGCGCTCGCTGTGGGCTCAACGCTTAGCATAAGCGAAATTACCTCTGCCAAAGATTACGCCTTGGCAGAGGCCGCGCGTCCTAGTTTTGGTGAATACGGTGTGTGGTTCACAGTTGCTGTCGCAATCATCGCAACCGCATCTGGGCTTCTTGCCAGTGCTTTTGCCGTATCGCGCATGCTCGCGATGCTTACGGATATGAATCTCATTCCTCACCGTCATTTTGGGATGCCTGGCGACATTCAAAAGCACATGCTGGTATTCACAGTTATCTCGGCAGGCCTGTTAGCTGCGTTCTTTGATTTGAGCCGGATAGCTTCGTTGGGAGCCATATTTTATCTGGTAATGGACATGATAATCCACTGGGGCGTATATCGTCATCTTAAAGACGATGTCGAAGCAAAAGGTTGGATATTGCTCAGCGCAATCATACTGGATTTGATTGTTCTTGGGGCATTTCTAACCATGAAGCTAGAAAGCGATCCAATGATCATAGCAATCTCATTTGCCGGGATCGTCGGTTTTTTTGCTCTTGAGAAATATTATCTGTTTAAACGGCGAAAAAATATCACGAAAGAGGCCTCGGTGAGTAGCCACTCTCACTAA
- a CDS encoding class I SAM-dependent methyltransferase, whose translation MAKETYTPPLGYKFLTPFYDLAIRHLTRESAWRSALAKQINPVPGDRILDVGCGTGSLLAVLAEQCPGADYIGLDPDIEALERASKKIHSPNISLIPGFLSNEALPIGWKPTKITSSLMFHQVSLEKKNEIAEIMRSLLKPGGELHIADYAMQKSLVMRAAFRMTVQQLDGVEDTKHNAEGILEKIFVAPGYITEKTLTFPTATGSISLFKAKFVAL comes from the coding sequence ATGGCAAAAGAAACCTACACGCCGCCATTGGGTTATAAATTCCTGACACCCTTCTATGATCTCGCCATCCGGCATCTGACGCGAGAAAGCGCTTGGCGGTCGGCATTGGCAAAGCAGATCAATCCTGTTCCCGGTGATAGGATATTGGATGTGGGATGTGGGACCGGAAGCTTGCTGGCCGTTTTGGCGGAGCAGTGTCCCGGAGCAGATTACATTGGGCTTGATCCAGATATCGAAGCACTCGAACGAGCATCGAAGAAAATACACAGTCCAAATATTAGCCTCATTCCTGGGTTTCTATCGAACGAGGCACTGCCTATCGGTTGGAAACCGACAAAAATTACATCCAGTCTGATGTTTCATCAGGTGTCGCTCGAAAAAAAGAACGAAATAGCCGAAATCATGCGCAGCTTGCTTAAACCGGGTGGCGAGCTGCACATTGCAGATTATGCAATGCAGAAATCTCTAGTCATGCGCGCGGCGTTTCGAATGACAGTGCAGCAACTTGATGGTGTCGAAGACACGAAACACAATGCAGAGGGCATACTCGAAAAAATATTCGTCGCGCCGGGATATATAACGGAGAAAACGCTGACCTTCCCGACGGCTACGGGCTCTATTTCACTTTTCAAAGCCAAGTTTGTCGCTTTATGA
- a CDS encoding heavy metal translocating P-type ATPase → MSENDSETAKLGCCKDKEAAAGTAKDPVCGMDVDPSKSEHHTHHAARDYHFCSAGCKTKFVADPAHYLTGKHREVAENVPTGTIYTCPMHPAIRQEGPGSCPICGMALEPETFSLDTGPDPEYLDMRKRFWVSALFSVPLFIYAMGDLIPGKPFEGLFAPGVSQWLQLLLASPVVLWGAWPFFVRGVNSLKTMNLNMFTLIGLGVAVAYGFSLVATLFPSIFPAAFRGHDGGVAVYFEAAAVITTLVLLGQVLELKARGQTSSALRALLELAPPIALRVSADGSEEEISLDLVQSGDSLRVRPGDKVPVDGTIANGSSTIDQSMITGEPIPVAKTEGDVVTGGTVNQTGSFIMTAERVGKDTLLAKIVQMVAEAQRSRAPIQKLADTVAGLFVPAVVLIAIATFIVWSIWGPEPALAYGLVNAVAVLIIACPCALGLATPMSIMVGTGKGAQNGILIKNAEALETLEKIDTIVVDKTGTLTEGKPKLVSVEPEKGFDSDEMLALVAAIEMASEHPLAAAIVTGAKEKGLSFDAATDFQSVTGEGVEASARGKRVAIGNEKMMDRLGATSADLIAKAQDGRSQGQTVMFVAVDGKPAGLIGVADPIKLTTAEAIKALHKASIRVVMLTGDAKATAQAVGKMIGIDEIHANVSPEDKHRVISELQAAGKMVAMAGDGINDAPALAKADVGIAMGTGTDVAMESAGITLVKGDLGGIAKARHLSLLTMGNIRQNLFFAFIYNGLGVPVAAGILYPWFGVLLSPMIAAAAMSLSSVSVIGNALRLRRQSL, encoded by the coding sequence ATGTCTGAGAATGATAGCGAGACCGCCAAATTGGGCTGCTGCAAAGACAAAGAGGCTGCCGCAGGGACAGCAAAAGACCCCGTATGCGGCATGGATGTTGATCCGAGCAAGAGCGAGCATCATACGCATCATGCGGCTCGGGATTATCATTTCTGTTCAGCTGGATGCAAAACCAAATTTGTCGCCGACCCCGCGCATTACCTCACCGGAAAGCACCGCGAAGTTGCAGAAAATGTTCCAACGGGCACGATCTACACCTGCCCGATGCATCCAGCAATTCGGCAAGAAGGTCCGGGTTCTTGTCCGATCTGTGGGATGGCACTTGAACCCGAGACCTTTAGTCTCGATACCGGCCCCGATCCCGAATATCTGGATATGCGCAAGCGCTTCTGGGTCAGTGCGTTGTTTTCTGTCCCGCTGTTTATTTACGCGATGGGCGACCTTATTCCGGGTAAACCGTTTGAAGGACTATTTGCGCCAGGAGTATCACAATGGTTGCAGCTCTTGCTGGCTTCACCGGTCGTTCTGTGGGGCGCTTGGCCGTTCTTTGTGCGCGGCGTGAACTCGCTCAAAACCATGAACCTCAATATGTTCACGCTAATTGGCCTCGGCGTGGCGGTGGCTTATGGATTCAGTCTTGTTGCAACGCTGTTTCCAAGCATTTTTCCCGCTGCCTTTCGTGGTCACGATGGCGGCGTGGCTGTCTATTTCGAAGCAGCGGCCGTCATCACGACCCTGGTATTACTGGGCCAGGTGCTGGAACTGAAAGCGCGCGGACAGACATCAAGTGCGCTGCGCGCGTTGCTTGAACTGGCACCTCCAATCGCGCTGCGCGTTAGCGCGGATGGCTCGGAAGAGGAAATATCTCTCGACCTGGTGCAGAGCGGCGACAGCTTGCGCGTCCGTCCAGGCGATAAAGTTCCCGTCGATGGCACCATCGCCAACGGGTCCAGCACGATTGATCAATCAATGATTACGGGTGAACCAATACCGGTTGCTAAAACCGAAGGTGATGTTGTCACCGGCGGCACGGTGAACCAGACTGGCAGCTTTATCATGACCGCCGAACGCGTTGGTAAGGATACTCTTCTGGCCAAGATCGTCCAGATGGTCGCCGAAGCACAGCGTAGCCGTGCTCCTATCCAGAAACTGGCTGATACGGTCGCTGGCCTGTTCGTGCCTGCTGTGGTTCTAATCGCCATTGCCACGTTTATTGTCTGGTCGATATGGGGTCCGGAACCGGCGCTGGCTTATGGTTTAGTCAATGCGGTCGCAGTCCTCATAATCGCGTGTCCTTGTGCGCTTGGCCTGGCTACTCCGATGTCGATCATGGTCGGCACTGGCAAAGGCGCGCAAAACGGTATCTTGATAAAGAATGCCGAGGCGCTCGAAACTCTGGAAAAGATTGACACCATCGTGGTCGACAAGACCGGCACGCTCACCGAGGGTAAGCCCAAGCTGGTTTCGGTCGAACCGGAAAAGGGTTTTGACAGCGACGAAATGCTTGCGCTTGTTGCCGCAATCGAAATGGCGAGTGAACATCCGCTAGCAGCCGCAATTGTAACCGGCGCCAAGGAAAAGGGGCTTTCGTTTGATGCGGCAACCGACTTTCAGTCGGTGACGGGCGAAGGGGTTGAAGCCAGCGCACGCGGTAAGCGCGTTGCCATCGGCAATGAAAAAATGATGGACCGGCTCGGTGCCACGAGCGCGGACCTGATTGCCAAGGCGCAGGACGGCCGATCACAAGGGCAAACCGTTATGTTTGTGGCCGTCGACGGCAAGCCTGCTGGTCTCATCGGTGTCGCCGATCCGATCAAGCTGACCACGGCGGAGGCGATCAAAGCGCTGCACAAAGCCAGTATCCGAGTGGTCATGTTGACCGGAGATGCTAAAGCCACCGCGCAAGCCGTTGGCAAAATGATAGGGATCGATGAAATCCACGCCAATGTGTCACCCGAAGACAAACACAGGGTTATCAGCGAACTTCAAGCTGCGGGTAAAATGGTAGCAATGGCAGGAGACGGCATCAATGACGCTCCCGCGCTAGCCAAGGCCGATGTGGGGATTGCTATGGGCACTGGCACTGATGTGGCGATGGAGAGCGCCGGTATCACGCTCGTCAAAGGTGACTTGGGCGGCATTGCCAAAGCGCGTCATCTCAGCCTGCTCACGATGGGCAATATCCGGCAAAACCTGTTCTTTGCGTTCATCTATAACGGACTTGGTGTGCCGGTTGCAGCGGGCATTCTCTATCCTTGGTTTGGCGTCTTGCTCAGCCCAATGATTGCAGCAGCAGCGATGAGTCTATCTTCGGTTTCCGTCATCGGAAACGCGTTGCGCTTGCGCCGTCAGTCGTTGTAA
- a CDS encoding metal-sensitive transcriptional regulator yields the protein MTDKFTKEIVRMRKIEGQARGIAKMMEDDRYCIDILQQFSAMEAALRSTKMKILEIHTNHCVEEALISGSKADQKEKVAELVKLFGKMGR from the coding sequence ATGACAGACAAATTCACCAAAGAAATCGTGCGCATGCGAAAGATCGAAGGTCAAGCGCGCGGAATAGCTAAAATGATGGAAGATGATCGCTATTGTATCGATATCCTCCAGCAATTTTCCGCGATGGAAGCCGCCCTTCGCTCAACCAAAATGAAAATTCTGGAAATCCACACCAATCATTGCGTCGAGGAAGCTTTGATCTCGGGCAGCAAAGCTGACCAGAAAGAGAAAGTTGCGGAATTGGTGAAGCTGTTCGGCAAGATGGGGAGATAG